CGTCGTCTTCAACGCGATCACCAAAAAGGCAGTGCTCGACGCGATGGCTGCGCCACGCGATCTCGATGTGCCTCTGGTCGACGCTTATCTCGCTCGGCGCGCACTCGACTACCTCGTCGGCTTCAACCTTTCACCGGTTCTCTGGCGCAAGCTGCCCGGCGCGCGTTCGGCCGGCCGCGTCCAGTCGGTGGCACTGCGCCTCGTTTGCGACCGCGAATCCGAGATCGAGCGCTTCATCTCGGAAGAATACTGGAACATCTCGGCGCTGCTGAAGACGCCGCGCGGCGACGAGTTCGAGGCGAGGCTGGTTTCGGCGAACGGCAAACGGCTGCAGCCGCGCGCAATCGGCAACGGCGAAGATGCCGGCCGGCTGAAGGCATTGCTCGAAGGTGCGAGCTACGTCGTCGACTCAGTCGAGGCGAAGCCGGTCAAGCGTAATCCCGGACCGCCCTTCACGACCTCGACGCTGCAACAGGCCGCCTCCTCCAACCTCGGCTTCTCGGCCTCGCGCACCATGCAGGTTGCCCAGAAGCTCTATGAGGGCGTCGATATCGGCGGCGAGACGGTCGGTCTCATCACCTATATGCGAACCGACGGCGTGCAAATGGCGCCCGAGGCGATCGACGCGGCGCGCAGCGCCATCGTCGACCAGTTCGGCGAGCGCTATATGCCGGAAAAGCCGCGCTTCTACTCGACCAAGGCGAAGAACGCCCAGGAGGCGCACGAGGCGATCCGACCGACTGATTTCTATCGTTCGCCCGACCGTGTGCGCAAATTCCTCGATGCCGACCAGATCCGGCTCTACGAGCTGATCTGGAAACGCGGCATCGCCAGCCAAATGGCGTCGGCCGAGATCGAGCGCACGACGGCTGAAATCACCGCCGACAACAAGGGCGAGAAGGCCGGTCTGCGCGCCGTCGGTTCGGTCATCCGCTTCGATGGTTTCATCGCCGCCTATACCGACCAGAAGGAAGATGGCGAGCAGAGCGACGACGGCGACGAGGATGGCCGCCTGCCGGAGATCAATGCGCGCGAGGCGCTCGCCAAGCAGAAGATCAATTCGACGCAGCATTTCACCGAACCGCCGCCGCGCTATTCGGAAGCCTCGCTGATCAAGAAGATGGAAGAGCTCGGCATCGGCCGCCCCTCCACCTATGCCGCGACGCTCGCGACACTGCGCGACCGCGACTATGTGACGATCGACAAGCGCAAGCTGATCCCGCAGGCCAAGGGCCGGCTGGTGACCGCTTTCCTCGAGAGCTTCTTCACCAAATATGTCGAATACGACTTCACCGCCGATCTCGAAGAGAAGCTTGACCGGATTTCCGCCGGCGAGCTGAACTGGAAGCAGGTGCTGCGCGATTTCTGGAAGGATTTCTTCGCCCAGATCGAGGACACCAAGGAACTGCGCGTCACCAACGTGCTCGATTCGCTGAACGAGGCGCTGGCACCCCTCGTCTTCCCGAAACGGGAGGACGGTAGCGATCCGCGCATCTGTCAGGTCTGCGGCACCGGCAACCTGTCGCTGAAGCTCGGCAAATACGGCGCCTTCGTCGGCTGCTCGAACTATCCGGACTGCAACTACACCCGCCAGCTCTCTTCCGAAAACGGCGGAGAAGCGGACGGTGCGGCACTCAACGAGCCGAAGAACCTCGGCACCGATCCGACGACAGGCGAGGAGCTGACGCTGCGTTCCGGCCGCTTCGGCCCCTATATCCAGCGCGGCGACGGCAAGGAAGCCAAGCGCGCTTCGCTGCCGAAGGGCTGGAAGCCCGAGGACATCGATTATGAAAAGGCGATGGCGCTGATCTCGCTGCCGCGCGATATCGGCAAACATCCCGAATCGGGCAAGATGATCTCGTCCGGCATCGGCCGCTATGGGCCGTTCCTCCTGCATGACGGCTCCTATGCCAATCTGGAAACCGTCGAGGATGTTTTCTCGGTCGGCCTCAACCGCGCCGTGACTGTTATCGCCGAAAAGGCGAAACAGGCCCCGGGCCGGGGTGCGCGCGGCACGCCGGCAGCGCTGAAGACGCTCGGCGATCATCCTGATGGCGGCGCCATCACCGTTCGCGACGGCAAGTACGGCCCTTATGTCAATTGGGGCAAGGTCAACGCTACACTGCCGAAGGGCAAGGATCCCCAGGCGATCACCGTCGAGGAGGCGCTTGCGCTGATCGCCGAGAAGGCCGGCAAGGCCCCTGCGGGCAAGGCGGCCAAGGCGAAAGCCAAGCCGAAGGCGGCCGCCGCCGAAGCCAAGAGCACCAAGACGGCTGTCAAGCCGAAGACAACGAAGGCGAAAGCGCCCGCGAAATCGAAAAAGGGCTGACGTGAGCAGAATACCGCGCGAGAGAACGAACCCTGCGGGCAAGCGCCCGGGCAAGACCGGCCGCGCCGGCAAGGATGCTCCCGCCGTCGAGCCGCTGAACATCGTCCACGGCGCGCTGCCTTCGCGCGAGGTGATCCTGCGCTTCATCGCCGATCATCCGCAGAAAGCGTCCAAGCGTGAACTCGCCAAGGCTTTCGGCCTGAAGGGCGACAACCGCGTTGAGCTCAAGCACATGCTGCAGGAGCTCGAGCAGGAAGGCATGCTGCAGAAGAACCGCAAGTCGCTGATCCGGCCCGGTGCGCTGCCGCCTGTCACCGTCCTCGATATCACCACGCGCGACAAGGACGGCGATCTGATCGGCCGGCCGGCGGAATGGCCGGAGGACCAGGGCGTGGCACCCGCCGTCGCCATCCGCCAGCAATCGCCGGCAGGCCGCCAGGGCAAGGGCAAGGCGCCCGTCGCCGGGCTCGGCGACCGCATCCTGGCGAAGATCTTCCCGGCTGTCGATCGCGGCGGGCCGGCCTATACGGCGCGGATCATCAAGGTGATCGACAGGCGCCGCGGCGCCTCGATGGGCGTTTTCCGCACTGCACCCGGCGGCGGCGGCCGACTGCTGCCGATCGAACGGCGCGGCGAGGAGATGGTGATCGATCCCGACTTCACCGGCGGCGCCACGGACGGCGACCTGGTCGAAGTCGAAATCGCCCGTCTCGGCCGTTTCGGCCTGCCGCGCGCCAAGGTGCTTTCCGTCGTCGGTTCCGTCGGTTCGGAAAAGGCGATCTCGATGATCGCGATCCATGCGCACGGCATCCCGCATGTCTTCCCGCCGGCCGTTATCGCCGAGGCGGAGGCCGCAAAGCCCGCCAGCATGTCGCATCGCGAGGATTGGCGCGACGTGCCGCTGATCACCATCGACCCGGCCGACGCCAAGGACCATGACGACGCCGTCTATGCCGAGCTCGACCCCTCGCCCGACAATCCCGGCGGCGTCCTCGTCACCGTCGCGATCGCCGACGTCTCCTGGTATGTCCGACCCAATTCGCCGCTCGACCGCGAGGCGCTGAAGCGCGGCAACTCGGTCTATTTCCCTGATCGTGTCGTGCCGATGCTGCCGGAGCGCATCTCAAACGATCTCTGCTCGCTGAAAGAAGGCGTCGACCGCCCGGCGCTCGCCGTGCGCATGAGCTTTTCCGGGGAAGGCCGCAAGATCGGCCATACTTTCCATCGCATCATGATGAAGAGTGCCGCCAAGCTCTCCTACCAGCAGGCGCAAGCGGCGATCGACGGGAAACCGGACGATCAGACCGGACCGATGCTCGAGCCGATCCTGAAGCCGCTCTGGCACGCCTATGAGGTGATGAAGCGCGGACGCGACCGGCGCCAACCGCTGGAACTCGATATGCCGGAGCGCAAGATCCTGCTGAAGCCCGATGGCACGGTCGACCGGGTCGTCGTGCCGCCACGGCTCGATGCGCATAAGCTGATCGAAGAGATGATGATCCAGGCGAACGTCTGCGCCGCCGAGACTTTGGAAAAGAAGCGTCAGCCGCTGATCTACCGCATCCATGACGGCCCGACGCTTGCCAAGCAGGAAATCCTGCGCGAGTTCCTGGCCACGCTCGGCATCTCGCTTGCCAAGGGCGGCAACATGCGCGCCAACAACTTTAACGGCATTCTGGCGAAGGCGGACGGCACGCCGCATCAGACCATGGTGAGCGAGATGGTGCTGCGTTCGCAGAGCCAGGCGATCTACGGCCCGGAGAATATCGGCCATTTCGGCCTCAACCTGATGAAATACGCCCACTTCACCTCGCCGATCCGCCGTTATGCCGACCTCATCGTGCATCGCGCCCTCGTCGGCTCGCTCGGCTTCGGCGAAGGCGGCATCACGCCCGAAGAAGAGGCGGCGCTCGACGATATCGCCGCCGAAATCTCGACCTTCGAGCGCCGGGCCATGGCAGCCGAGCGCGAAACCGTCGACCGGCTGATCGCGCACCACCTCAGCGGCCGTGTCGGCGAGGAATTTGCCGGGCGGGTTTCGGGCGTGACGAAATCGGGGCTTTTTATCGCCCTGCCGGACTATGGCGCCGACGGTTTCGTCCCTATATCTACGCTCGGCAGCGATTATTTCATCTATGACGAGGCGCATCAGGCACTCTCAGGTGAACGAACAGGACTCGGCTATCGCCTGGGTGACAGTGTCACCGTCAAACTTGTCGAAGCGATCCCGCTTGCCGGTGCACTGCGTTTCGAGATGATCAGCGAGGGCCGCGAGATGCCGGCGGCGGTGCGTTCCTTCCACAAGGCGGGGCGCCGCGACAGGGGCCAGGTTCGCAAGAAGCCTGGAACGAGGCCGCCGCGCGGGCGGCACTAAAGCGTCGCAATCGTTCAGATTGCGCCCCCGCTGTAGGTCCTTGTTTTCGTGTCGTTATCGCGAAGCCGCTGCACAGTTTCGCGCGACATGTTTTAGATCCGAAGAGGAACATGCGATGAGCACACCGACCGATCCGGCCGTCCGCTACAGCGATACGCCCGAGATCGAGCGTCCGCTTGGGCGCTCCATCATGCGCGGGCTGATGAACCGCTGCCCGGCCTGCGGCAACGGCAAGCTCTTTCGCGCCTTCCTGAAGCCGGTCGATCATTGCGCCGCTTGCGGCGAGGCGATGCATCACCAACGCGCCGACGACCTGCCGCCCTATATCGTCATCCTCGTCCTCGGCCACGTCGTGGTCGGCGGCTATATGCTGACCGACCTGACTTTCGTGCTACCGGTCTGGGTGCATCTCGCCATCTGGGCGCCGATCACCGTCATCACCGCGCTTGCCTCGATCCAGCCGATCAAGGGCGGGGTCATCGGCCTGCAATGGGCGCTGCGCATGCACGGCTTCGGTGGCGAGAGTGACGGTCCGGACGATTATGACATCCCCGGCCGGCCGAATTAGCGCCTTCACCTTCCAGACATATTTAACGTGTAGTGCCAGCCCTCCACCGACCACCACCCAAATGCGGGAGCCGACGATCCTCAAGACCTGACATGGTAAGCATTTCTTGCCCGAACGGGCTTTACATTCCGCAGATGGTCACTCACATCGGAAATACTGCGAAGCGGCATCCGTCACCTGGATTTGGCACGTCCGTGTCTATCTATCTGACGGGATCGGTCGATTCGTTCGCGCACCTCTCTAAGGATGGATAAATGTCTCAGCCGAGAACCGGCACACCGGGCGATGTCGAAGAAATCCATTGGCCTTCTCTGGTGGCAGCCATCTCGTCCATCTCAGCCGTTGGCATAGCAATCGGCCTCGGTCTGCCCCTCCTCAGCATCATCCTCGAAAAACGCGGTATCTCGTCCACCCTGATCGGGCTCAACACGGCGATGGCCGGGGTCGCGGCGATGGCCGCCGCACCGATCACCACCAAGCTCGCCCATAAATACGGCGTTGCGCCGACGATGATCTGGGCTGTGCTGATTTCGGCGCTGAGCGCGCTCGGTTTCTATTACGCCCAGGATTTCTGGATGTGGTTTCCGCTGCGTTTCGCCTTCCACGGCGCGACGACGACGCTGTTCATCCTCTCCGAATTCTGGATCAACGCCGCTTCGCCGCCTTCCAAGCGCGGCTTCGTACTCGGCATCTATGCGACGGTGCTTTCCCTTGGCTTCGCGGCCGGACCGCTGCTGTTTTCGATCCTCGGCAGCGACGGTATCTTCCCCTTCCTGATCGGCGCCGGCGCCATCCTGCTTGCCGCCATCCCGATCTACATCGCCCGCGACGAAAGCCCGGTGCTCGAGGAAAAACCGGAGCTGCATTTCATGCGCTACGTTTTCCTGGTGCCGACTGCGACGGCGGCGGTCTTCATCTTCGGCGCGGTCGAAGCCGGTGGGCTGTCGCTTTTTCCGATCTTTGCCGTGCGCGCCCATTTCACCGAATCGCAGGCAGCACTTCTGCTCACCATGATGGGCGTCGGCAACGTCATCTTTCAGATCCCGCTCGGCCTGCTTTCCGACCGCATCGCCGACAAGCGGCCGCTTCTGGCCGGCATGGCGCTGATGGGCTTCATCGGCTCGATGATGTTGCCGCTGTTGCTCGACAACTGGCTGCTGATGGCCGGGCTCCTGCTTTTCTGGGGCGGCTGCGTCTCAGGCCTCTATACGGTCGGCCTCAGCCATCTCGGCTCGCGGCTGACGGGCTCCGATCTTGCTGCGGCCAATGCTGCCTTTGTCTTCTGTTATGCGATGGGAACCGTGGCCGGGCCGCAGGCGATCGGCGCAGCGATCGATGTCGCTGGAAATAACGGTTTTGCCTGGGCGATTGCGGCTTTCTTCGGTCTTTACGCCCTACTTTCCGGCATCAGACTGATGTTCATTCGAAAACGGGCTTGACTTTTCGGGCGGGATTCGTAGTTTCGCGCCAGGATTTGCCGTGGAGCCCATCCGGCTTCCACGGCTTTCATTTTCTTAGAGGCAGGACGACCATGGCCAAGGCTACAACAATCAAGATCAAGCTGCTGTCGACGGCTGACACCGGTTTCTTCTACGTCACCACGAAGAACAGCCGCACGATGACGGACAAGATGACGAAGACGAAGTACGACCCGGTTGCGAAGAAGCATGTCGAGTTCAAGGAAACCAAGATCAAGTAATCACTTGGCCTGACGGATTTCAAAAAAGCGCGCGCCTTCGGGTTGCGCGTTTTTTATTGCCCGGATTAATCGTCTTTAAAAAATGATAGCGCAAACAGACAAAACGCCGCCCTTCCATCTTCGGGAAGTGGCGGCGTTTTCGTGAAAGGGGGTCGGCCAGCATGCAAAACGGCACGAGGAACCGCTATAACTTGCCTACTAGCCGACCGACCCCACGACCCAGGAGATGCGGCGGACCTGAGCATCATGGGGTATCGACAACTCCTCAACGGGAGCGCTTCTCTTATGAGCGATAATTTGCGCAAAAATGAAAGAAAATCAACAAATTCTTAATGATGAATTTTCTCATCTTGATTCTATGGTTAAAAGTCCAGATTTGGGACATACAAAGATTTGTCGCCTCTGCTTTGGATCGAAGCGTAGCGCCTGCTCTTTCCAAGAAATTCGACAATATACCTTAATAACTTACGCCACCCTTCCCCTTACGTGAGGTGACGCCGCCGCAATCTATTTGACCCCGTCGGCGATAGGCATTTTTTATAGTCTTCATTTCATATTGAGCTACGGCCTGCCGCTATCAAGACTATCGCGCGGCAACACATCCGCGGCAACGCGGCGAGTCCAATTTTGGGCTATTGGGCTGCAATTTTTTCGCCCCGCAGTGCACAGGCGGAGATTAAAAATCGGTAACAATTCGCTTACCGCAGTGGAAAACCCGCAAATGGCGCCTAATGGCGGAAAATGATTCGTCACGCGGCCGCGGCGACCACGCGGTTGCGGCCGGTATTCTTTGCCTCGTAAAGGGCCAGATCCGCCTGTTTCATCAGTTGGTCCGGGGTCAGCACCGACGTAATGCGCGAGGCGATGCCGAAGGAAGCAGTGACGTTCAGTGCTTCCCCGGCGTGTTTCAGCATGAAGGGAGCGTTTTCGATCGCCGCACGAAGGCGCTCGGCGACGGCGGCGGCAATTTCCGGCGAGGTGTCGGGCATCACGACGACGAATTCTTCACCACCGTAGCGGCAGGCGAGATCGGCGCCGCGGATGGTCGAACGGACGCGATTTGAAAATTCCCGCAGCACTTCGTCGCCGCCATCATGGCCGTAGGTGTCGTTCACGTGCTTGAAGCGGTCGATATCGGTGATCAGCACCGAAAGCGGCCGGCCCCGCGCCATCGAACGGTTGAAGAGCACGTTCAGGTGGTTGTCGAGATAGCGCCGGTTATAAAGGCCGGTCAGCGCATCGGTCACGGCAAGCTCGATCGTCTGCTTGACGCTGGCGCGCAGCCGGTCGTTGTAACGCTTACGGCGGATCTGCGTCAGGCTGCGGGCAACCAGTTCGTTGGGATCGACCGGGCGGATGATGTAGTCGTTGACGCCGAGATCCAGCGCGCGCACGACCATTTCGTCAGCGCCCTGCTCGGTGATAATCAGGATCGGCAGAAAGCGGGTGCGCTCCAGCGAACGCAGCTGCGAGCAGAGGCGAAGCGGATCGTAATCGTCGAAGTTGGCGTTAACGATGACGAGATCGAACGCGCTTTCGGCCGCCTCGAAGAGGGCGGCCTGCGGATCGGAAAGGGCAAGCACGTCGGCGACGGGCTTCAGCGCCTTGATGATGCGCTCCTGCGAATTGGCGCGGCCGTCAACGAGCAACACTTGTGCGGTTTCGTCGGCGCGGCCCTCGCCTGCCCGTGTGAGGTCGTCAATGCCCATCGTATGGGCGGTGTCGGCGCGGATGCGCAGCTCATCGCTCAACGTCTTCAGCCGCAGCAGGCTCTTCACCCGGGAGATCAGTTGCAGATCGTTGACCGGCTTGGTGAGAAAATCGTCAGCGCCGGCCTTCAGGCCGCGCACCCGATCGGTCGGCTGGTCGAGCGCGGTGACCATGACGACTGGAATATGGGCGGTCTTCTGGCTGGCCTTCAGCCGCTCGCAGACCTCGAAACCGTCTATGCCGGGCATCATGATGTCGAGCAGGATGAGATCGACCTGGTTGCGCTCGCAGATCGCCAGTGCCGTGTAGCCGTCGGCTGCGGTCATCACGTCGAAATACTCCGCAAGCAGCCGCGCTTCGAGCAGCTTCACGTTGGCCGGAATATCGTCAACCACCAGTATTCGCGCAGTCATCAGCGTCTTTCCGATGCGTCAGGCATCGCCCAGATAGGTCTTGATCGTCTCGATGAATTTCGGAACCGAGATCGGCTTGGAAACATAGGCCTCGCAGCCGCCCTGGCGGATCCGCTCCTCGTCGCCCTTCATCGCGAAAGCCGTAACGGCGATGACGGGAATCACGTGCAACTCGTCGTCTTCCTTCAGCCATTTCGTGACTTCGAGGCCGGAGACTTCGGGAAGCTGAATATCCATCAGGATGAGGTCGGGGCGATGCTTGCGCGCCAGATCGAGCGCCTCCATACCGTTTCTGGTCTGGATCGTCGTATAACCGGACGCCTCGATGAGGTCGCGAAAGAGCTTCATGTTGAGCTCGTTATCTTCTACAATCATCACCTGTTTGGGCATGACAAGCTGTCCCTACGTCCGTTCGCGCAGCGGTTCGTCCCATGAGAAAGGCACATGCGGACAAATAGCTCGTGAAACCGATAGCGCACGCTACCGGTATTTGGTTGAAGAAAAGGTAACTTACCCAGCGAAATGCAAAGCAACTTCAAGACTTCGAAACAACAGGCCGCCGACCCGCACGAGACAGCGATCGCCGTGCTCGGCTGGCTTGCCGACGATCCCGACATGTTCGGCCGCTTTCTTTCCCTGACGGGTGTAGCGCCCGGCCAGGTGCGCAACGCCGTCAACGATCCCGGATTCCTCGCCGGCCTGATGGATTTCCTGATGAACCACGAACCGACGGCGATGGCCTTCTGCGCGGCGAGCGGGATCAGCCCGGAGACGGTGACCGCCGCCTGGCGGCATTTCTCGTCACCGGGCCTCGATTCCGGAGAATACTGACCGTGACCTCCGGGGAATTCGACATCTCGCATATCCGCCTCGGCGAACGGCCGTTGATCGTCTGCGACGTCGACGACGTCGTGCTGCAGTTCATCGGTCCCTTCCAGCTTTTCCTTCAGAGCCAGGGCCACGCGTTTCTGCCGCGATCGTTCCGGCTTCACGGCAACATCGTCTCGCAAGCGGACGGCGTGGAGATCGAGGATCAAGAGGTCAGCCGGCTGATCGAGGAATTCTTCGAGGCCCAAGAGCTGTGGCAGACGCCGCTCGACCGCGTGGTCGAAACGCTCGACCGACTTTCGGAAGAGGCCGATGTGCTTTTCCTGACAGCCATGCAGCCGCGGTTCCAGGACCAGCGCCGACGCCTGCTGGACAGGATGGGCCTCGTCTTTCCGCTGCTTGCCACCGAACAACCCAAGGGGCCGATCGTTCACGCATTGCATGCCAGCCGCTCCCTTCCCGTCGTCTTCATTGATGATATGGCGCGCAATCTGCATTCCGTTAGGGATCACGTCGCCGATTGCCTGCTGATTCACCTGATGCCGAACTCGCCCGTCCATCGTTTCGCACCGGCGGTTGCCGACGAGATCACCCGCGCCACCGACTGGACGCATGCGGCCGAGCTGATCGAGGCGCATTTTCTTTCCGGCACCTTCACGCACGCAGTTCCAGCCGCATGAGCGGCCGGCCGTCCTTGCGCCGTGCTATCGTCTCGAAACCGGCGGCATCGAAGATCGCCGTCGAGCCGATGCAGAGCGTCACGGATTTCGACTGCTTCACATGATCGATCGGACAGGCTTCGAGCAGCCGCGCTCCCTGGCGCCGCGCATGGTCGATCGCGCCGGCGAGCAGACGGTGGCTCATTCCCTTGCCGCGCAGTTTGGGCAGCAGGAAGAAGCAACTGACGGCCCAGATGGATGGATCATGCGCATCGCTCTCCTCCAGCGGCCGCGAGACGGTGCGCGGCGAATTGAACTGCGACACGTCGTGGCGCGGCCCGACCTGCACCCAGGCGACCGGCGCGCCGTCGGCATAACAGAGGATGCCAGGCGGCGGACCCGCCTTGATCCGCTCCCGCATATGCGCCTTGCGCTCGTTGGCCGCCATCTTGGTCCTCACCGCATGTGGCAGGCGCAACGCGACGCACCAGCAGTTATAGAAGCCACCCTGTGGCCCGAACACGATTTCGAAGTCATCCCAGCGTTCTGGCGTTACCGGCTCGAAACGAAGATCGTTATCCAAAGGCAAAGCTTCCACCCTATCTTGTGACTCGGAAGCTTAAGGCGTAACCTCACAATGTTCAATCTTTGTTCCCATGATGACGCCCACGCCTGACAAGACACCCGGCTTCTGTCGCGACTGCCTTGCCGAGCAGAAGGGCGAGGCGCGCCGTTGCGTTTCCTGCGGCAGCCCGCGCCTCGTGCGCCATCGCGAACTCTACGCGCTGACGCTCGCCCATATCGACTGCGACGCCTTCTACGCAGCCGTCGAGAAACGCGACAATCCCGAGCTTGCCGACAAGCCTGTCATTATCGGCGGCGGCAAACGCGGCGTCGTCTCCACCGCCTGCTATATCGCCCGTATCCATGGCGTGCGGTCGGCCATGCCGATGTTCAAGGCGCTGGAGGCATGCCCTCAAGCGATCGTCATCCGCCCCGACATGGAGAAATATGTCCGGGTCGGACGGCAGGTGCGCGCCATGATGCAGG
The nucleotide sequence above comes from Rhizobium indicum. Encoded proteins:
- a CDS encoding DUF983 domain-containing protein; the encoded protein is MSTPTDPAVRYSDTPEIERPLGRSIMRGLMNRCPACGNGKLFRAFLKPVDHCAACGEAMHHQRADDLPPYIVILVLGHVVVGGYMLTDLTFVLPVWVHLAIWAPITVITALASIQPIKGGVIGLQWALRMHGFGGESDGPDDYDIPGRPN
- a CDS encoding PleD family two-component system response regulator, yielding MTARILVVDDIPANVKLLEARLLAEYFDVMTAADGYTALAICERNQVDLILLDIMMPGIDGFEVCERLKASQKTAHIPVVMVTALDQPTDRVRGLKAGADDFLTKPVNDLQLISRVKSLLRLKTLSDELRIRADTAHTMGIDDLTRAGEGRADETAQVLLVDGRANSQERIIKALKPVADVLALSDPQAALFEAAESAFDLVIVNANFDDYDPLRLCSQLRSLERTRFLPILIITEQGADEMVVRALDLGVNDYIIRPVDPNELVARSLTQIRRKRYNDRLRASVKQTIELAVTDALTGLYNRRYLDNHLNVLFNRSMARGRPLSVLITDIDRFKHVNDTYGHDGGDEVLREFSNRVRSTIRGADLACRYGGEEFVVVMPDTSPEIAAAVAERLRAAIENAPFMLKHAGEALNVTASFGIASRITSVLTPDQLMKQADLALYEAKNTGRNRVVAAAA
- the rpmG gene encoding 50S ribosomal protein L33; the encoded protein is MAKATTIKIKLLSTADTGFFYVTTKNSRTMTDKMTKTKYDPVAKKHVEFKETKIK
- the rnr gene encoding ribonuclease R, whose product is MSRIPRERTNPAGKRPGKTGRAGKDAPAVEPLNIVHGALPSREVILRFIADHPQKASKRELAKAFGLKGDNRVELKHMLQELEQEGMLQKNRKSLIRPGALPPVTVLDITTRDKDGDLIGRPAEWPEDQGVAPAVAIRQQSPAGRQGKGKAPVAGLGDRILAKIFPAVDRGGPAYTARIIKVIDRRRGASMGVFRTAPGGGGRLLPIERRGEEMVIDPDFTGGATDGDLVEVEIARLGRFGLPRAKVLSVVGSVGSEKAISMIAIHAHGIPHVFPPAVIAEAEAAKPASMSHREDWRDVPLITIDPADAKDHDDAVYAELDPSPDNPGGVLVTVAIADVSWYVRPNSPLDREALKRGNSVYFPDRVVPMLPERISNDLCSLKEGVDRPALAVRMSFSGEGRKIGHTFHRIMMKSAAKLSYQQAQAAIDGKPDDQTGPMLEPILKPLWHAYEVMKRGRDRRQPLELDMPERKILLKPDGTVDRVVVPPRLDAHKLIEEMMIQANVCAAETLEKKRQPLIYRIHDGPTLAKQEILREFLATLGISLAKGGNMRANNFNGILAKADGTPHQTMVSEMVLRSQSQAIYGPENIGHFGLNLMKYAHFTSPIRRYADLIVHRALVGSLGFGEGGITPEEEAALDDIAAEISTFERRAMAAERETVDRLIAHHLSGRVGEEFAGRVSGVTKSGLFIALPDYGADGFVPISTLGSDYFIYDEAHQALSGERTGLGYRLGDSVTVKLVEAIPLAGALRFEMISEGREMPAAVRSFHKAGRRDRGQVRKKPGTRPPRGRH
- a CDS encoding DUF3572 domain-containing protein — protein: MQSNFKTSKQQAADPHETAIAVLGWLADDPDMFGRFLSLTGVAPGQVRNAVNDPGFLAGLMDFLMNHEPTAMAFCAASGISPETVTAAWRHFSSPGLDSGEY
- a CDS encoding GNAT family N-acetyltransferase, encoding MDNDLRFEPVTPERWDDFEIVFGPQGGFYNCWCVALRLPHAVRTKMAANERKAHMRERIKAGPPPGILCYADGAPVAWVQVGPRHDVSQFNSPRTVSRPLEESDAHDPSIWAVSCFFLLPKLRGKGMSHRLLAGAIDHARRQGARLLEACPIDHVKQSKSVTLCIGSTAIFDAAGFETIARRKDGRPLMRLELRA
- a CDS encoding response regulator; protein product: MPKQVMIVEDNELNMKLFRDLIEASGYTTIQTRNGMEALDLARKHRPDLILMDIQLPEVSGLEVTKWLKEDDELHVIPVIAVTAFAMKGDEERIRQGGCEAYVSKPISVPKFIETIKTYLGDA
- the topA gene encoding type I DNA topoisomerase, with the protein product MNVVVVESPAKAKTINKYLGPGYKVLASFGHVRDLPAKDGSVLPDQDFEMLWEVDSASAKRMKDIADALKSSDGLILATDPDREGEAISWHVLDMLNKKRALTGKSVKRVVFNAITKKAVLDAMAAPRDLDVPLVDAYLARRALDYLVGFNLSPVLWRKLPGARSAGRVQSVALRLVCDRESEIERFISEEYWNISALLKTPRGDEFEARLVSANGKRLQPRAIGNGEDAGRLKALLEGASYVVDSVEAKPVKRNPGPPFTTSTLQQAASSNLGFSASRTMQVAQKLYEGVDIGGETVGLITYMRTDGVQMAPEAIDAARSAIVDQFGERYMPEKPRFYSTKAKNAQEAHEAIRPTDFYRSPDRVRKFLDADQIRLYELIWKRGIASQMASAEIERTTAEITADNKGEKAGLRAVGSVIRFDGFIAAYTDQKEDGEQSDDGDEDGRLPEINAREALAKQKINSTQHFTEPPPRYSEASLIKKMEELGIGRPSTYAATLATLRDRDYVTIDKRKLIPQAKGRLVTAFLESFFTKYVEYDFTADLEEKLDRISAGELNWKQVLRDFWKDFFAQIEDTKELRVTNVLDSLNEALAPLVFPKREDGSDPRICQVCGTGNLSLKLGKYGAFVGCSNYPDCNYTRQLSSENGGEADGAALNEPKNLGTDPTTGEELTLRSGRFGPYIQRGDGKEAKRASLPKGWKPEDIDYEKAMALISLPRDIGKHPESGKMISSGIGRYGPFLLHDGSYANLETVEDVFSVGLNRAVTVIAEKAKQAPGRGARGTPAALKTLGDHPDGGAITVRDGKYGPYVNWGKVNATLPKGKDPQAITVEEALALIAEKAGKAPAGKAAKAKAKPKAAAAEAKSTKTAVKPKTTKAKAPAKSKKG
- a CDS encoding MFS transporter, with amino-acid sequence MSQPRTGTPGDVEEIHWPSLVAAISSISAVGIAIGLGLPLLSIILEKRGISSTLIGLNTAMAGVAAMAAAPITTKLAHKYGVAPTMIWAVLISALSALGFYYAQDFWMWFPLRFAFHGATTTLFILSEFWINAASPPSKRGFVLGIYATVLSLGFAAGPLLFSILGSDGIFPFLIGAGAILLAAIPIYIARDESPVLEEKPELHFMRYVFLVPTATAAVFIFGAVEAGGLSLFPIFAVRAHFTESQAALLLTMMGVGNVIFQIPLGLLSDRIADKRPLLAGMALMGFIGSMMLPLLLDNWLLMAGLLLFWGGCVSGLYTVGLSHLGSRLTGSDLAAANAAFVFCYAMGTVAGPQAIGAAIDVAGNNGFAWAIAAFFGLYALLSGIRLMFIRKRA